In Candidatus Palauibacter australiensis, the following are encoded in one genomic region:
- the leuS gene encoding leucine--tRNA ligase, which yields MYDPIAIEARWQAWWEENGTNEPDLDAAERPFFNLMMYPYPSAEGLHVGNLYAFTGADIYGRFRRLRGDDVFEPIGYDAFGIHSENHALKVDTHPMELIPSNIRNFERMLRAAGLMTDWSRTVDTTDPRYYKWTQWIFVQLFRAGLAEKKEAAVNWCPQCQTVLANEQVIAGLCERCDAAVEQRMLSQWFFRITEYAQRLLDNLDWIDWSETTKTAQRNWIGRSDGARLHFPLSGAAGASDAAEGSGGADRIEVFTTRPDTLFGATFMVLAPEHPLVERLTTDERRAEVEAYVRAAAAVDLVERQKTDDRDKTGVFTGGYARNPATGEDIPVWVADYVLMDYGTGAIMAVPGHDQRDFDFARQFGLSIVQVVCSRAALPEGADPADIGGGEAEAAFVEHTADEMLVNSGRFSGMEADAGGRAITEWLAERGLAAAEVNYRLHDWCISRQRYWGPPIPIIYCDSCGPQAVPEEDLPVVLPYVEDFRPTATGVSPLARDPEFYTAVCPACGADARRETDVSDTFLDSGWYFLRYPSTEFDDRPFDPERTQAWLPVSSYIGGEEHSVLHLLYSRFLTMVLHDLGHLEFEEPYDCFRKHGLLIRDGAKISKSRGNVILPDQYIQRYGADTFRMYLMFLGPFQRGGDFRDSGLAGPERFLKKVWDSVTAAAEAGRTGFDDPGVERALHATIRQISEDLEALSYNTAIAAAMDYLNTLRAGGRTASIDEVRPLVILIAPVAPHIAEELWARLGGASSLFDHAEWPAWDERKLMVDEVELPVQVNGRLRATIRVARGAPEDVVREAALAEANVIRRLDGVAIRKVIHVPDRMLNLVVS from the coding sequence ATGTACGACCCGATCGCCATCGAAGCCCGGTGGCAGGCCTGGTGGGAGGAGAACGGGACCAACGAGCCCGACCTCGACGCCGCCGAGCGCCCGTTCTTCAACCTCATGATGTACCCCTACCCGTCGGCCGAGGGGCTGCACGTCGGCAACCTGTACGCCTTCACGGGGGCCGACATCTACGGGCGTTTCCGCCGCCTGCGGGGCGACGACGTCTTCGAGCCCATCGGCTACGACGCGTTCGGCATCCACTCGGAGAACCACGCGCTCAAGGTCGACACGCACCCGATGGAGTTGATCCCCTCGAACATCCGCAACTTCGAGCGGATGCTGAGGGCGGCGGGGCTCATGACCGACTGGTCCCGCACGGTCGATACGACGGACCCCCGCTACTACAAGTGGACGCAGTGGATCTTCGTCCAGCTCTTCAGGGCGGGCCTCGCGGAGAAGAAGGAGGCGGCGGTCAACTGGTGCCCGCAGTGCCAGACCGTCCTCGCGAACGAACAGGTGATCGCCGGGCTGTGCGAGCGGTGCGACGCCGCGGTCGAACAGCGGATGCTGAGCCAGTGGTTTTTCCGGATCACGGAATACGCGCAGCGCCTGCTCGACAACCTGGACTGGATCGACTGGTCGGAGACGACGAAGACGGCCCAGCGCAACTGGATCGGCCGCTCCGACGGCGCGCGGCTGCACTTCCCGCTCTCGGGCGCTGCGGGAGCCTCGGACGCCGCGGAGGGCTCGGGCGGCGCGGACCGGATCGAGGTGTTCACCACCCGTCCCGATACGCTCTTCGGCGCGACCTTCATGGTGCTGGCGCCGGAGCATCCCCTCGTCGAGCGGCTCACGACGGACGAGCGCCGCGCCGAGGTGGAGGCCTACGTGCGGGCGGCCGCGGCCGTCGATCTCGTGGAGCGGCAGAAGACGGACGATCGCGACAAGACGGGCGTGTTCACCGGCGGGTACGCGCGGAACCCGGCCACCGGGGAGGACATCCCCGTGTGGGTCGCCGACTACGTCCTCATGGACTACGGCACCGGCGCGATCATGGCCGTGCCCGGGCACGATCAGCGGGACTTCGACTTCGCGCGCCAGTTCGGGTTGTCCATCGTCCAGGTCGTGTGCTCCCGCGCGGCGCTCCCGGAGGGTGCGGATCCCGCGGACATCGGAGGAGGCGAGGCGGAGGCCGCCTTCGTCGAGCACACCGCCGATGAGATGCTCGTGAACTCCGGGCGCTTCAGCGGGATGGAGGCCGACGCGGGCGGGCGCGCGATCACCGAGTGGCTGGCGGAGCGCGGGCTCGCGGCGGCAGAGGTCAACTACCGGCTGCACGACTGGTGTATCTCCCGCCAGCGGTACTGGGGACCCCCGATCCCCATCATCTACTGCGACAGCTGCGGTCCGCAGGCGGTGCCGGAGGAGGACCTCCCCGTCGTCCTCCCGTACGTGGAGGACTTCCGCCCCACGGCGACGGGCGTGAGTCCGCTCGCGCGCGACCCGGAGTTCTACACGGCGGTGTGTCCGGCGTGCGGCGCCGACGCGCGGCGCGAGACCGACGTCTCCGACACCTTCCTCGACTCGGGCTGGTACTTCCTGCGCTATCCCTCGACCGAGTTCGACGATCGCCCCTTCGACCCCGAGCGGACGCAGGCGTGGCTACCCGTCAGCAGCTACATCGGAGGCGAGGAACACTCCGTCCTCCACCTCCTCTACTCCCGCTTCCTCACGATGGTGCTGCACGACCTCGGGCACCTCGAGTTCGAGGAGCCGTACGACTGCTTCCGCAAACACGGCCTCCTCATCCGGGACGGCGCCAAGATCTCGAAGTCGCGCGGCAACGTGATCCTGCCGGACCAGTACATCCAACGCTACGGCGCGGACACGTTCCGCATGTACCTCATGTTCCTCGGCCCCTTCCAGCGCGGCGGGGACTTCCGCGACAGCGGTCTGGCCGGTCCCGAGCGCTTCCTGAAGAAGGTGTGGGACAGCGTGACGGCCGCGGCCGAGGCGGGGCGCACGGGATTCGACGATCCGGGGGTGGAGCGGGCGCTGCACGCCACGATCCGGCAGATCTCGGAGGACCTGGAGGCGCTGAGCTACAACACGGCGATCGCCGCGGCCATGGACTACCTGAACACGCTGCGCGCCGGCGGGCGCACGGCCTCGATCGACGAGGTGCGGCCGCTCGTGATCCTGATCGCGCCCGTCGCGCCCCACATTGCGGAGGAGCTGTGGGCCCGCCTCGGCGGCGCATCGAGCCTCTTCGATCACGCCGAGTGGCCGGCCTGGGACGAGCGCAAGCTCATGGTCGACGAGGTGGAGCTTCCGGTGCAGGTGAACGGCCGGCTGCGGGCGACGATCCGCGTCGCGCGCGGAGCCCCGGAAGATGTCGTTCGCGAGGCGGCGCTGGCCGAGGCGAACGTGATCCGGCGCCTCGACGGGGTCGCGATCCGGAAGGTGATCCACGTCCCGGACCGCATGCTCAACCTCGTCGTCTCGTAG
- the acs gene encoding acetate--CoA ligase — translation MTEQHREIDVLLDEQRTFEPSADFVAAAHVGDRGPYDEAGRDREAYWEAWARRLDWFSPWDTVLEWDPPFSKWFVGGTLNAAYNCLDRHLEARGSKTALIWEGEPGDVRRYTYRELHEEVCRFANALRGLGVGKGDRVAIYLPMVPEAAVAMLACARIGAPHSVVFGGFSPQSLRDRIEDAHATCVITADGGYRRGGIIPLKASTDAAIEGLDYVKSVVVVQRSAVTDPGAAPHGDRVDTPSCAMTAGRDHWYHDLIAAADADGPAEPMDSEDLLYILYTSGTTGKPKGVMHTTGGYMTHVTATAKWVFDLREDDIYWCTADVGWVTGHSYIVYGPLANGATVVMYEGSPDWPDRGRFWELCERYAVTVFYTAPTAIRAFMRWGDDWPAGYDLSKLRLLGTVGEPINPEAWVWYDRHIGGGRCPIVDTWWQTETGGIMITPLPGAITTKPGTATVPFPGIEAAILDEDGNPAESGYLAITSPWPGMLRGVWGDEARYRETYWSKWPDIYFPGDGARVDEDGYYWIMGRVDDVLNVAGHRIGTMEVESALVDHEAVAEAAVVGRSDEIKGQAVAAFVSVVEGTETSEALRQELRGHVAAQIGAIARPADLIFAAELPKTRSGKIMRRLLRDVAEGRALGDTTTLADPAVVRSLQQQFADSEG, via the coding sequence ATGACAGAACAGCACCGGGAAATCGATGTCCTGCTGGACGAACAGAGGACTTTCGAGCCGTCGGCGGACTTCGTCGCGGCCGCCCACGTGGGCGATCGCGGCCCCTACGACGAGGCCGGCCGGGACCGCGAGGCGTACTGGGAGGCGTGGGCGCGCCGGCTCGACTGGTTCTCGCCCTGGGACACGGTGCTGGAGTGGGATCCTCCCTTCTCGAAGTGGTTCGTGGGCGGCACGCTCAACGCCGCGTACAACTGTCTCGACCGCCACCTCGAAGCGCGCGGCTCGAAGACGGCGCTGATCTGGGAGGGCGAGCCGGGCGACGTGCGGCGCTACACGTACCGCGAGTTGCACGAGGAGGTGTGCCGCTTCGCGAACGCGCTCAGGGGGCTCGGCGTCGGGAAGGGGGACCGGGTCGCGATCTATCTCCCGATGGTTCCGGAGGCCGCCGTCGCCATGCTCGCCTGCGCGCGCATCGGCGCTCCGCACTCCGTCGTCTTCGGAGGCTTCTCGCCCCAGTCCCTTCGCGACCGGATCGAGGACGCCCACGCCACCTGCGTGATCACGGCGGACGGCGGATATCGACGCGGCGGGATCATCCCTCTCAAGGCGAGCACGGACGCGGCCATCGAGGGTCTCGACTACGTGAAGAGCGTCGTCGTCGTGCAGCGCTCCGCCGTGACCGACCCCGGGGCCGCGCCCCACGGCGACCGGGTGGACACGCCGTCGTGCGCGATGACCGCGGGCCGGGACCACTGGTATCACGACCTGATCGCCGCGGCGGACGCCGATGGCCCCGCCGAGCCGATGGATTCGGAGGACCTGCTCTACATCCTCTACACCTCCGGGACGACGGGGAAGCCGAAGGGCGTGATGCATACGACCGGCGGCTACATGACGCACGTGACCGCGACCGCGAAGTGGGTGTTCGACCTCCGGGAGGACGACATCTACTGGTGCACCGCGGACGTGGGGTGGGTGACGGGCCACTCCTACATCGTGTACGGCCCGCTCGCGAACGGGGCGACGGTGGTGATGTACGAGGGATCGCCCGACTGGCCCGACCGGGGCCGCTTCTGGGAGCTGTGCGAGCGCTACGCGGTGACGGTGTTCTACACGGCGCCGACGGCGATCCGCGCTTTCATGCGGTGGGGGGACGACTGGCCGGCGGGCTACGACCTCTCGAAGCTCCGGCTGCTCGGGACGGTGGGCGAACCCATCAACCCCGAGGCGTGGGTGTGGTACGACCGCCACATCGGCGGCGGCCGCTGCCCGATCGTGGACACGTGGTGGCAGACGGAGACGGGCGGGATCATGATCACGCCGCTCCCCGGAGCGATCACCACGAAGCCGGGGACGGCGACGGTCCCCTTCCCCGGCATCGAGGCGGCGATCCTCGACGAGGACGGGAACCCGGCGGAGTCCGGCTACCTGGCCATCACGTCGCCGTGGCCGGGGATGCTGCGGGGGGTGTGGGGAGACGAGGCACGCTACCGCGAGACGTACTGGTCGAAGTGGCCCGACATCTACTTCCCGGGCGACGGGGCGCGGGTGGACGAGGACGGCTACTACTGGATCATGGGCCGCGTGGACGACGTGCTGAACGTGGCCGGCCACCGGATCGGGACCATGGAGGTGGAGTCGGCGCTCGTCGACCACGAGGCGGTGGCGGAGGCCGCGGTCGTGGGGCGTTCGGACGAGATCAAGGGACAGGCGGTGGCCGCGTTCGTGAGCGTGGTGGAGGGGACGGAGACGTCCGAGGCGCTGCGGCAGGAGCTGCGGGGGCACGTGGCGGCGCAGATCGGCGCGATCGCGCGGCCGGCCGACCTCATCTTCGCCGCCGAACTGCCGAAGACGAGGAGCGGGAAGATCATGCGGCGCCTCCTGCGCGACGTGGCGGAGGGACGGGCGCTGGGCGACACGACGACGCTCGCCGACCCCGCAGTCGTGCGAAGCCTGCAGCAACAGTTCGCCGACAGCGAGGGCTAG
- a CDS encoding DoxX family protein: protein MNAPVSKETTHAVLRVTAGLMLWQHGAQKLLGMFGRDAVGNWFSWPVGIAGLIEFFLPILIILGIRTRWVAFVLTGHFAVVYWWRHFFAREMEFWPIVNGGELAVLYCAIFLFLWTTGSGKFSLDDRVPGPGRES, encoded by the coding sequence ATGAATGCACCCGTCTCGAAGGAAACCACTCACGCCGTGCTCCGGGTCACCGCCGGCCTCATGTTGTGGCAGCACGGAGCCCAGAAGCTCCTCGGCATGTTCGGAAGGGACGCCGTCGGAAACTGGTTTTCCTGGCCGGTGGGCATCGCGGGACTCATCGAGTTCTTCCTGCCGATCCTCATCATCCTCGGGATCCGGACGCGCTGGGTCGCCTTCGTCCTCACGGGGCACTTCGCGGTTGTCTACTGGTGGCGCCACTTCTTCGCCCGCGAGATGGAGTTCTGGCCGATCGTGAACGGCGGAGAACTGGCCGTCCTGTACTGCGCCATCTTCCTCTTCCTGTGGACGACGGGAAGCGGAAAGTTCAGCCTCGACGACAGGGTTCCCGGTCCCGGCCGGGAGAGCTAA
- a CDS encoding cation diffusion facilitator family transporter — MNSPADRHARVRRILRWVLLANVAVIAAKLIVGLRSGSIAVLGDAAHSGVDAINNVVGLAAMRLAAAPPDAEHPYGHGKFETLAALAVAAFLSVTCFELVQSAFERLIRGGAPPDLEPAMMILLLAALIVNGAVALGEARASRRLSSDILAADARHTASDVLVTAGVLVGLAITDWTGWAPADAWLALAVALVVARSGYKIFRETIPVLVDERAVDPREIEDVAGRVSGVRAVTRVRSRGKSVGRFAELTIRVAPEETVVSAHEIADEVERRVAAQIGFTDVTVHVEPHG, encoded by the coding sequence GTGAATTCGCCGGCGGACCGCCACGCACGGGTGCGCCGCATACTCCGGTGGGTGCTGCTCGCGAACGTGGCGGTGATCGCGGCGAAGCTGATCGTGGGGCTCCGCTCGGGGTCGATCGCCGTGCTGGGCGACGCGGCCCACTCGGGCGTGGACGCGATCAACAACGTCGTGGGTCTCGCCGCGATGCGCCTCGCGGCCGCCCCGCCGGACGCCGAACACCCCTACGGACACGGCAAGTTCGAGACGCTCGCGGCGCTTGCCGTGGCGGCCTTCCTCTCGGTCACCTGCTTCGAACTCGTTCAGAGCGCCTTCGAGCGCCTCATCCGCGGCGGCGCTCCGCCGGATCTCGAACCGGCGATGATGATCTTGCTCCTCGCGGCCCTCATCGTGAACGGGGCGGTCGCCCTCGGCGAGGCGAGGGCGAGCCGGAGGCTGTCGAGCGACATCCTCGCCGCGGACGCCCGGCACACGGCGTCCGATGTCCTGGTGACGGCGGGAGTTCTGGTCGGGCTCGCGATCACCGACTGGACCGGCTGGGCCCCGGCCGACGCATGGCTCGCCCTCGCCGTGGCGCTCGTCGTGGCTCGATCCGGATACAAGATCTTCCGCGAGACCATCCCCGTCCTCGTCGATGAACGGGCCGTCGATCCGCGCGAGATCGAAGACGTGGCGGGCCGCGTGTCCGGCGTGCGCGCCGTGACCCGGGTCCGCTCGCGCGGCAAGTCGGTCGGGCGCTTCGCGGAACTCACGATCCGGGTCGCGCCCGAGGAAACGGTGGTCAGTGCGCACGAAATCGCCGATGAAGTGGAGCGGCGGGTCGCGGCCCAGATCGGCTTCACCGACGTGACCGTGCACGTCGAACCGCACGGCTAG
- a CDS encoding type II toxin-antitoxin system RelE/ParE family toxin, which translates to MSWRIEYAASVQKSVRKLDPPVCRRLRTFLEDRLAKLDNPRQLGTAMQGSRYRDLWRYRVGDYRILTRIDDETIRILVIRIAHRRDIYQ; encoded by the coding sequence CGCGAGCGTCCAGAAATCCGTGCGCAAACTGGATCCCCCTGTTTGCAGGCGACTTCGCACCTTCCTCGAAGATCGATTGGCGAAGCTGGACAACCCTCGTCAACTCGGCACCGCGATGCAGGGCTCAAGATACCGCGATCTCTGGCGATACCGCGTTGGCGACTATCGAATTCTGACTCGGATCGACGACGAAACTATCCGCATCCTGGTAATCCGAATCGCCCATCGCCGCGACATATATCAGTAG
- a CDS encoding DNA adenine methylase — protein MRYLGNKTKLVPFLLETVDRFQEAPGVACDPFAGTASVSAALKEKGWQVHAGDLMASSYALQIARVQLDAPPRYPASLLPAAARNGRREIGYRALLEGLADLDGPDRRGFISEHYTSDETTGREHGRMYFSPENGRKIDAVRTRIERWMRGTSHSEAAAQLLIATLIEAADRVANTTGVYASFVKTMQPNALRALELRPIEPTPRKEGAGACSAFRGPAARLLESVGPVDLVYLDPPYNGRQYPAYYHIPELLALGWATPPEIRGKTGLIPDEAQRSDWCRKHRAPDALREVLEAADGRHILFSYNDEGHLARAAIEEALRERGLPDTYAFHHRPYRRYRSDADGPRRSYLRDDVREHLHYVKCA, from the coding sequence GTGCGCTATCTCGGGAACAAAACGAAGCTCGTCCCCTTCCTGCTGGAGACCGTGGACCGGTTCCAGGAGGCGCCCGGCGTCGCTTGCGACCCGTTCGCCGGCACCGCCAGCGTGTCGGCGGCGCTCAAGGAGAAGGGCTGGCAGGTCCACGCGGGCGACCTGATGGCGTCCTCCTACGCCCTCCAGATCGCGCGGGTGCAACTGGACGCGCCCCCGCGCTACCCTGCCTCGCTCCTCCCGGCGGCGGCCCGCAACGGGAGGCGGGAGATCGGCTACCGCGCCCTGCTCGAAGGGCTGGCCGACCTCGACGGGCCGGACCGCCGCGGGTTCATCTCCGAGCACTACACGAGCGACGAAACCACCGGCCGCGAGCACGGGCGCATGTACTTCTCTCCCGAGAACGGACGGAAGATCGACGCGGTCCGGACGCGGATCGAACGCTGGATGCGCGGGACCTCCCACAGCGAAGCCGCGGCGCAGCTCCTGATCGCGACGCTCATCGAGGCCGCCGACCGCGTGGCGAACACGACAGGCGTGTACGCCTCGTTCGTGAAGACGATGCAGCCGAACGCCCTGCGCGCGCTCGAACTCCGCCCCATCGAACCGACCCCGCGCAAGGAAGGGGCCGGCGCCTGCAGCGCGTTTCGCGGACCCGCCGCCCGCCTCCTGGAATCCGTCGGTCCCGTCGATCTCGTCTATCTCGACCCCCCTTACAACGGCCGGCAATATCCCGCGTATTATCACATCCCCGAACTCCTCGCGCTCGGCTGGGCCACGCCGCCGGAGATCCGCGGAAAGACGGGACTCATACCCGACGAGGCGCAGCGCTCGGACTGGTGCCGCAAGCACCGGGCTCCGGACGCGCTGCGGGAGGTGCTGGAGGCCGCGGACGGACGCCACATCCTGTTCAGCTACAACGACGAGGGGCACCTGGCCCGCGCCGCGATCGAGGAGGCGCTGCGCGAACGCGGCCTGCCCGACACCTACGCGTTCCACCACCGGCCCTACCGCCGCTACCGGAGCGACGCCGACGGCCCGCGGCGGAGCTACCTGCGCGACGACGTGCGGGAACACCTCCACTACGTGAAGTGCGCGTGA
- a CDS encoding Fe(2+)-trafficking protein yields MTEPFVCVRCGRDDQGRIERFPFPSALGERIVAEICAPCWEEWKKRQMLLINHYGLKLHEAAAREFLYKNLRIHLFGEEGTAAPIDTGAEGSVEW; encoded by the coding sequence ATGACGGAACCGTTTGTCTGCGTGCGCTGCGGCCGCGACGACCAGGGCCGGATCGAGCGCTTCCCGTTCCCGAGCGCGCTCGGCGAGCGGATCGTGGCCGAGATCTGCGCCCCCTGCTGGGAGGAGTGGAAGAAGCGGCAAATGCTCCTCATCAACCACTACGGGCTCAAGCTCCACGAAGCCGCGGCGCGCGAGTTCCTCTACAAGAACCTGAGGATCCACCTCTTCGGCGAGGAGGGCACCGCCGCCCCCATCGACACCGGCGCGGAAGGGTCCGTCGAGTGGTAG
- a CDS encoding MFS transporter, whose protein sequence is MTPRSPDTGARGAGQLALLALVDLLAMSLWFSASAVVPELREAWGLDDAGAAWLTTSVQLGFATGAVLSALLTLSDVWDPRRLIAGSALLGAAATAAIALFADGLGLTIVLRFVTGVALAGVYPPGMKMVAGWFRAGRGMAIGILIGALAVGSAMPHLLRPLGGIGAWRPVLLLASGLAVVAAVLAATGLRAGPHQAPAAPFDPRAVRRMFADRATMLANGGYFGHMWELFAMWTWIPAFLAASFAADSSAGTTPSLASYLAFATIAAGGLGAAAAGILADRVGRTAVTSWSMVVSGACCLAIGPLFGGPVWPVAAVCFVWGFAIVADSAQFSACVSELAEPEYVGTALTLQTAIGFLLTVATIRLVPVWEAALGWEWAFAPLAIGPALGTWSMLVLRRRPEAARIADGRR, encoded by the coding sequence ATGACCCCGCGCTCTCCGGACACCGGCGCGCGGGGGGCGGGACAACTCGCGCTGCTCGCGCTGGTCGATCTGCTCGCGATGAGCCTCTGGTTCTCGGCCAGCGCGGTCGTGCCGGAGCTGCGCGAGGCGTGGGGGCTGGACGACGCCGGGGCGGCCTGGCTCACCACCTCCGTGCAACTCGGCTTCGCGACGGGCGCCGTCCTCTCGGCGCTGCTCACGCTCTCGGACGTGTGGGACCCGCGCCGGCTCATCGCGGGGTCCGCCCTCCTCGGCGCGGCCGCCACCGCCGCGATCGCCCTCTTCGCGGACGGTCTCGGCCTCACCATCGTCCTCCGGTTCGTGACGGGGGTCGCCCTGGCGGGCGTCTATCCGCCCGGGATGAAGATGGTCGCCGGGTGGTTTCGCGCCGGGCGCGGGATGGCGATCGGGATCCTCATCGGCGCCCTCGCGGTGGGGAGCGCGATGCCCCATCTGCTCCGGCCGCTCGGAGGGATCGGCGCCTGGCGGCCGGTGCTCCTGCTCGCCTCGGGCCTCGCGGTCGTGGCGGCGGTGCTCGCCGCGACCGGGCTCCGGGCGGGCCCCCACCAGGCGCCGGCCGCGCCCTTCGATCCGCGCGCCGTGCGGCGCATGTTCGCCGACCGGGCGACGATGCTCGCCAACGGCGGCTATTTCGGGCACATGTGGGAACTCTTCGCGATGTGGACGTGGATCCCCGCCTTCCTGGCGGCGAGCTTCGCAGCCGATTCGAGCGCGGGCACGACCCCCTCCCTCGCCTCGTACCTGGCTTTCGCGACGATCGCCGCCGGAGGGCTGGGCGCCGCCGCGGCCGGCATCCTCGCCGACCGCGTGGGCCGGACCGCCGTGACGAGCTGGAGCATGGTGGTGAGCGGCGCCTGCTGCCTGGCGATCGGGCCCCTGTTCGGCGGTCCCGTGTGGCCGGTCGCGGCGGTCTGTTTCGTGTGGGGGTTCGCGATCGTCGCCGATTCCGCGCAGTTCTCCGCCTGCGTGAGCGAACTCGCCGAACCCGAGTACGTCGGCACCGCGCTCACGCTGCAGACGGCGATCGGCTTCCTGCTCACCGTCGCCACCATCCGCCTCGTCCCGGTGTGGGAGGCGGCGCTGGGCTGGGAGTGGGCCTTCGCCCCCCTCGCCATCGGCCCCGCCCTCGGCACCTGGAGCATGCTGGTGTTGCGACGCCGCCCCGAAGCCGCTCGCATCGCCGACGGCCGCCGCTAG
- a CDS encoding aminopeptidase produces MSAARWRTALLLLLLCAGGCSPAYVLRAGWEEARILSARRPIRAVIHDTTVARETRDKLRLVLDARDFAERDLGLRAGASYESFTQLHRDTLVLIVLAAPEFDLRWKTWWFPIVGHVPYKGYFDFEDAHAEAAGLAEEGYDVSVRPVAAFSTLGWFPDPIMSTTLRLDSLGIVETVIHEITHSTYFPTGQADFNESFANFVGYRGAIEFFCEAVADESACVRARWRWEDTRLFGDFFHSILAPLEEVYASAMPDDAKRAAKREVFEAAAHRFETEYKPRLHAQYGSIDPDGLDNAWMISRLLYYTRLDDFERVYESHGGLVPSVEALMREAESGDPWEALTRLVVREGSR; encoded by the coding sequence GTGAGCGCGGCGCGCTGGAGAACCGCGCTCCTGCTGCTCCTGCTGTGCGCGGGCGGCTGCTCGCCGGCGTACGTCCTGCGCGCCGGCTGGGAGGAGGCCCGCATCCTCTCGGCGCGCCGTCCCATTCGGGCCGTGATCCACGACACGACCGTGGCCCGCGAGACCCGCGACAAGTTGCGGCTCGTCCTCGACGCGAGAGACTTCGCCGAACGCGACCTGGGGCTGCGCGCGGGGGCGAGCTACGAGTCGTTCACGCAACTCCACCGCGACACGCTGGTCCTGATCGTGCTCGCCGCCCCGGAGTTCGATCTCCGCTGGAAGACGTGGTGGTTCCCCATCGTCGGCCACGTCCCGTACAAGGGATACTTCGACTTCGAGGACGCCCACGCGGAGGCCGCCGGCCTGGCCGAGGAAGGCTACGACGTCTCGGTGCGGCCGGTCGCCGCTTTCTCGACGCTGGGCTGGTTCCCCGACCCCATCATGTCGACGACGCTGCGCCTCGACAGCCTCGGGATCGTCGAGACGGTGATCCACGAGATCACGCACAGCACGTACTTCCCCACCGGCCAGGCCGATTTCAACGAGAGCTTCGCGAACTTCGTCGGCTACCGCGGCGCCATCGAGTTCTTCTGCGAGGCGGTGGCGGACGAGAGCGCCTGCGTGCGGGCGCGGTGGAGGTGGGAGGATACGCGCCTGTTCGGCGACTTCTTCCATTCCATCCTCGCGCCGCTGGAGGAGGTGTACGCCTCCGCCATGCCCGACGACGCGAAGCGGGCGGCCAAACGCGAGGTGTTCGAGGCGGCGGCCCATCGCTTCGAGACGGAGTACAAGCCGCGGCTGCACGCGCAGTACGGCTCGATCGACCCGGACGGTCTCGACAACGCGTGGATGATCTCGCGCCTGCTGTACTACACGAGACTGGACGACTTCGAGCGCGTGTACGAGTCGCACGGCGGCCTGGTGCCCTCCGTTGAAGCGCTGATGCGGGAGGCCGAATCCGGCGACCCGTGGGAGGCCCTGACGCGCCTGGTGGTTCGGGAGGGTTCGAGATGA
- a CDS encoding PLD nuclease N-terminal domain-containing protein, whose product MNAALDWAATLDPRLVLLALLAALNLWATGITALSDAPRREKTLWVAVIFLCPIVGSVLWFVFGPKLWAERR is encoded by the coding sequence ATGAACGCCGCGTTGGACTGGGCGGCGACGCTGGACCCGCGCCTCGTGCTCCTGGCGCTGCTCGCGGCCCTGAACCTCTGGGCGACCGGCATCACCGCGCTCTCCGACGCGCCGAGGCGAGAGAAGACGCTGTGGGTCGCGGTGATCTTCCTCTGCCCCATCGTCGGCAGCGTGCTCTGGTTCGTGTTCGGCCCGAAACTCTGGGCGGAGAGGCGCTAA